The Deinococcus wulumuqiensis R12 genome has a window encoding:
- a CDS encoding ABC transporter ATP-binding protein, producing MTHSSSPAPLVVSGLSKRFGPGLSPVVDGLDLALKPGELLTLLGPSGCGKTTTLRLIAGLETPDSGSIVIAGREMTRPLVPPEGRGVGLVFQDYALFPHLSVLGNVLFGLRHLPRAERLSRARETLAMVGLTVFEQRMPHQLSGGQQQRVALARALAPRPALLLLDEPFSNLDAQLRHSTRQDVRGILRGSGTAAILVTHDQEEALAFSDRVAVMRGGRAEQLGTPEEVYARPGTVFVANFLGGSNLVSGTAQGEWAETPLGRVRLTRPAQGPVMVSLRPEQLAFGTQGTPATVLSREFGGRDTRYVLRLAGGQDVALHTLAPQPLGEGAQVFLSVRGEGHVVAR from the coding sequence ATGACCCACTCCTCTTCCCCCGCTCCCCTCGTCGTGTCGGGCCTGTCCAAACGCTTCGGGCCGGGCCTGTCACCCGTGGTGGATGGCCTCGACCTGGCCCTGAAACCGGGCGAACTGCTCACGCTGCTGGGGCCTTCGGGCTGCGGCAAGACGACCACCCTGCGCCTGATTGCCGGACTGGAAACGCCGGACAGCGGCTCCATCGTCATCGCCGGGCGCGAGATGACCCGGCCCCTCGTGCCCCCGGAAGGGCGTGGGGTGGGGCTGGTGTTTCAGGACTACGCGCTGTTTCCGCACCTGAGCGTGCTGGGCAACGTGCTGTTCGGGCTGCGGCATCTGCCCCGCGCCGAGCGGCTGTCCCGCGCCCGTGAAACGCTGGCGATGGTCGGCCTCACGGTGTTCGAGCAGCGGATGCCGCACCAGCTCTCCGGCGGGCAGCAGCAGCGGGTGGCGCTCGCCCGCGCCCTGGCCCCGCGCCCGGCGCTGCTGCTGCTCGACGAGCCTTTTTCCAACCTCGACGCGCAACTGCGCCACTCCACCCGGCAGGACGTGCGCGGGATTTTGCGCGGCAGCGGCACGGCGGCGATTCTGGTGACCCACGACCAGGAGGAGGCGCTGGCCTTCAGTGACCGCGTGGCCGTGATGCGCGGGGGCCGGGCCGAGCAACTCGGCACCCCCGAGGAGGTCTATGCCCGCCCCGGCACGGTCTTTGTCGCCAACTTTCTGGGCGGCAGCAATCTGGTGTCCGGGACGGCGCAGGGCGAGTGGGCCGAAACGCCCCTGGGCCGCGTGCGTCTGACCCGCCCGGCGCAGGGGCCGGTGATGGTCAGCCTGCGCCCCGAACAGCTCGCCTTCGGGACGCAGGGCACGCCCGCCACAGTGCTCAGCCGCGAGTTCGGCGGGCGCGACACCCGCTACGTGCTGCGGCTGGCCGGGGGGCAGGACGTGGCGCTGCACACGCTGGCCCCGCAGCCGCTGGGCGAGGGGGCACAGGTCTTTCTGAGCGTGCGCGGCGAGGGGCATGTGGTGGCCCGTTGA
- a CDS encoding ABC transporter permease, producing the protein MRRPPPLLLFPALLTVLGVGLPLLYLVLRALGAESEELREIVFRPRNLELALNTLLLTLATLLTTTLLSLPLAFLATRTDFRPRRLLLLLGVLPLALPGYVGAYALIAATGSGGTLDTLLGLRLPTPGGFWGALGVLTLFTFPYLFLNLQSALRTVDPALEEAARVLGRSRWQTFWQVTLPALRPAWLSGALLTALHVLGDFSVVSLMRYPTFSAAIYQQYTAAYDRVYSAWLALLLLVLTAAALWLEARLMRGVWLARVSPAAPRPPSRLRLGAWALAAWAFVLALGTAALVVPVGTVLYWLRLTVQESQGNPYAWASLWDAARTALSAASLAALTTTALAFPLAYIGSRYGAEGKAGRWARVTERAAYLGYATPPLAFALALVFFTLQVVPGVYQTFGLLLAAYTLHFVAEAIGPIRSGLVRATPRLEEAARVLGYSPAQTLWRVTLPLLRPGLLASGAFVFLSVLKELPLTLLLAPIGFETLARGVWTYTEEAQYAAAAPYALALVLSGALLTLLILRRER; encoded by the coding sequence ATGCGCCGCCCGCCTCCTCTGCTGCTGTTTCCCGCCCTGCTGACGGTGCTGGGGGTCGGGCTGCCGCTGCTGTATCTGGTGCTGCGGGCGCTGGGGGCCGAGAGCGAGGAACTGCGCGAAATCGTGTTTCGGCCCCGCAATCTGGAACTGGCGCTCAATACGCTGCTGCTCACCCTGGCGACGCTGCTGACGACCACGCTGCTGAGCCTGCCGCTGGCGTTTCTGGCGACCCGCACCGACTTCCGGCCCCGGCGTCTGCTGCTGCTGCTGGGCGTGCTGCCGCTGGCGCTGCCGGGGTATGTGGGGGCCTACGCGCTGATTGCCGCCACCGGCAGCGGCGGCACCCTGGACACGCTGCTGGGGCTGCGCCTGCCCACGCCGGGCGGGTTCTGGGGGGCGCTGGGCGTGCTGACCCTGTTTACCTTTCCGTACCTGTTTCTGAACCTGCAATCGGCGCTCAGAACGGTGGACCCCGCGCTCGAAGAAGCGGCGCGGGTGCTGGGGCGCAGCCGCTGGCAGACCTTCTGGCAGGTCACTCTGCCCGCGCTGCGTCCGGCGTGGCTCTCGGGGGCACTGCTGACGGCGCTGCACGTGCTGGGCGACTTCAGCGTGGTGTCCCTGATGCGCTACCCCACCTTCAGCGCGGCGATTTATCAGCAGTACACCGCCGCCTACGACCGGGTGTATTCGGCGTGGCTGGCGCTGCTGCTGCTGGTGCTGACCGCCGCCGCGCTGTGGCTGGAGGCCCGGCTGATGCGCGGCGTGTGGCTGGCGCGGGTGTCGCCCGCCGCCCCTCGTCCCCCGTCCCGGCTGCGGCTGGGGGCCTGGGCGCTTGCGGCCTGGGCCTTTGTCCTGGCGCTGGGCACGGCGGCGCTGGTCGTGCCGGTGGGCACGGTGCTGTACTGGCTGCGGCTGACCGTGCAGGAGTCGCAGGGCAACCCCTACGCCTGGGCCTCGCTGTGGGACGCGGCCCGCACCGCCCTGAGCGCGGCGTCGCTGGCGGCCCTCACGACCACGGCGCTGGCGTTTCCGCTGGCCTACATCGGCAGTCGCTACGGGGCGGAAGGCAAGGCGGGGCGCTGGGCGCGGGTGACCGAGCGGGCGGCCTACCTGGGCTACGCGACGCCGCCGCTGGCCTTCGCGCTGGCGCTGGTGTTTTTCACCCTGCAGGTGGTGCCGGGCGTGTACCAGACGTTCGGGCTGCTGCTGGCGGCCTACACGCTGCATTTCGTGGCCGAGGCCATCGGGCCGATTCGCTCGGGACTCGTGCGGGCCACGCCCCGGCTGGAAGAGGCGGCGCGGGTGCTGGGCTATTCTCCCGCGCAGACCCTGTGGCGGGTCACTTTGCCGCTGCTGCGCCCCGGCCTGCTGGCGAGTGGGGCCTTCGTGTTCCTGAGCGTGCTCAAGGAATTGCCGCTCACGCTGCTGCTCGCGCCCATCGGCTTCGAGACGCTGGCCCGGGGCGTGTGGACCTATACCGAAGAAGCCCAGTACGCCGCCGCCGCGCCCTACGCCCTGGCGCTGGTGCTCAGCGGCGCGCTGCTGACCCTGCTGATTTTGCGGCGGGAACGTTGA
- a CDS encoding extracellular solute-binding protein, which translates to MRRFLLSTLTLAVASSALAAGTLTVYSGRAKTFVDPVVQQFERQTGIKVNVRYGTDAQLVAALREEGKRSPADVFWGNSVGALGELSDSGLFSKLGTASFRNVSDDYVPDSKDWVPTTVRFRVLAYNTNKVKPEQLPASILDLPKMTSLKGRIGWTVSYPSFQDFLGGMIAKHGEAATRQWLIGMKALNPKDYKTSNVGMLEAMRAGEIDVALTNHYYVQRVNRLNYPIDTHFFKAGDIGNLGNATGAALLKTSKNRAAALRFLQALTGKDAQTFFLSVNFEYPVVGNIIQPSTMLPYNDVVKRSPKLSPSVLPKNIEKAQKLLREVGLL; encoded by the coding sequence ATGCGCCGTTTTCTGCTCTCGACCCTGACCCTCGCTGTCGCCTCGTCCGCCCTCGCTGCGGGCACCCTCACCGTGTACTCGGGCCGCGCCAAGACCTTCGTGGACCCGGTGGTGCAGCAGTTCGAGCGCCAGACCGGAATCAAGGTCAACGTGCGCTACGGCACCGACGCCCAGCTGGTCGCCGCGCTGCGCGAAGAAGGCAAGCGCAGCCCCGCCGACGTGTTCTGGGGCAACTCGGTGGGCGCGCTCGGAGAACTGTCGGACAGCGGCCTGTTTTCCAAGCTCGGCACGGCCAGCTTCCGCAACGTGAGCGACGACTACGTTCCCGACAGCAAGGACTGGGTGCCCACCACCGTGCGTTTCCGCGTGCTCGCCTACAACACGAACAAGGTCAAGCCCGAGCAACTGCCCGCCAGCATCCTCGACCTGCCCAAGATGACCAGCCTCAAGGGCCGCATCGGTTGGACCGTGAGCTACCCCAGCTTTCAGGACTTCCTCGGCGGCATGATCGCCAAGCACGGTGAGGCGGCGACCCGCCAGTGGCTGATCGGCATGAAGGCCCTGAACCCCAAGGACTACAAGACCAGCAACGTGGGGATGCTCGAAGCCATGCGCGCCGGTGAAATCGACGTGGCGCTCACCAACCACTACTATGTCCAGCGCGTGAATCGCCTGAACTACCCCATCGACACGCACTTCTTCAAGGCGGGCGACATCGGCAACCTCGGCAACGCGACGGGCGCGGCACTCCTCAAGACCAGCAAGAACCGCGCCGCCGCGCTGCGTTTCCTTCAAGCGCTGACCGGCAAGGACGCCCAGACCTTCTTCCTGAGCGTGAACTTCGAGTACCCGGTGGTGGGCAACATCATCCAGCCTTCGACCATGCTGCCTTACAACGACGTGGTCAAGCGCAGCCCCAAGCTCTCGCCCTCGGTGCTGCCCAAGAACATCGAAAAGGCGCAGAAGCTGCTGCGTGAAGTCGGCCTGCTCTGA
- the mqnC gene encoding cyclic dehypoxanthinyl futalosine synthase yields MTALDAASQVAPASVASGSAAGPVALDLTALERAERGERLSAGELESLYHLPLPEVAAVAHDLRMQRRDPDVVSFLIDRNINYTNVCNVGCNFCAFYRTKRQPDSYTLDYEQISHKIRELEAVGGTRILLQGGVNPELGLDYYTGMLRHVKAHHPTIQIDAFSPEEVLFMEKTFGLSLDELLDTLIEAGLDGLPGAGGEILEDDVRKKAAPARIRSDDWFRIIDAAQRKGLYTIATMVIGFGETYAQRVSHLLKIRAQQDKALREYGGNGFFGFALWTLQTEHTRLHGKAPGATAHEYLQQLAVARIALDNLHNLQASWPAQGFKVGQAALYYGANDLGSTMLEENVVSAAAGHDRHRATVRELIRISVDAGFKPAIRNSRFEILNYPDVEAFLSRSAENPEGQRGVGA; encoded by the coding sequence ATGACTGCTCTCGACGCCGCTTCCCAGGTCGCCCCCGCTTCCGTCGCTTCGGGCAGCGCGGCGGGTCCGGTGGCCCTGGACCTGACCGCGCTGGAGCGGGCCGAGCGCGGCGAGCGGCTGAGCGCCGGGGAACTCGAAAGCCTCTACCACCTGCCCCTCCCCGAGGTGGCCGCCGTCGCCCACGACCTGCGGATGCAGCGGCGCGACCCGGACGTGGTCAGTTTCCTGATCGACCGCAACATCAACTACACCAATGTCTGCAACGTGGGCTGCAACTTCTGCGCCTTTTACCGCACCAAGCGTCAGCCGGACAGCTACACGCTGGACTACGAGCAGATTTCGCACAAAATCCGCGAGCTGGAAGCGGTGGGCGGCACCCGCATCCTGCTGCAAGGCGGCGTGAACCCCGAACTGGGGCTGGACTACTACACCGGGATGCTGCGGCACGTCAAAGCCCACCACCCGACCATCCAGATCGACGCCTTCTCGCCCGAAGAAGTGCTGTTCATGGAAAAGACGTTCGGGCTGAGCCTCGACGAACTGCTCGACACGCTTATCGAGGCCGGACTGGACGGCTTGCCCGGCGCGGGCGGCGAGATTCTGGAAGACGACGTGCGCAAGAAGGCCGCGCCCGCCCGCATCCGTTCGGACGACTGGTTCCGGATTATCGACGCGGCGCAGCGCAAGGGGCTGTACACGATTGCCACGATGGTCATCGGCTTCGGCGAAACGTATGCCCAGCGGGTCAGCCACCTGCTCAAGATTCGGGCGCAGCAGGACAAGGCGCTGCGGGAGTACGGCGGCAACGGCTTTTTCGGCTTCGCGCTGTGGACGCTGCAAACCGAGCACACCCGCCTGCACGGCAAGGCCCCCGGCGCCACCGCGCACGAGTACCTTCAGCAGCTCGCCGTCGCCCGTATCGCGCTGGACAACCTGCACAATCTGCAGGCGTCGTGGCCCGCGCAGGGGTTCAAGGTGGGGCAGGCCGCGCTGTACTACGGCGCCAACGACCTCGGCTCCACCATGCTGGAAGAAAACGTGGTGTCGGCGGCGGCGGGGCACGACCGGCACCGGGCCACCGTGCGCGAACTGATTCGCATTTCGGTGGACGCGGGCTTCAAGCCGGCCATCCGCAACAGCCGCTTCGAGATTCTGAATTACCCCGACGTGGAGGCGTTCCTGAGCCGTTCCGCCGAGAATCCCGAGGGGCAGCGCGGGGTGGGCGCATAA
- a CDS encoding ABC transporter ATP-binding protein: protein MSLTVDAGETLALLGPSGCGKSTVLRGVAGLEHPDSGRVEVGGRDVTDLPPEARHIGLVFQDYALFPHLSVLGNVAYGPRVRGERRAQAEARAREALALVGLPELEQRLPAQLSGGQQQRVALARALATRSPLLLLDEPLSNLDEKLRTELRHDLRGLFGQLGAGVLLVTHDQREALALAHRVAVMRAGQVVQVGAARNVFASPATAWTAEFLGWTNVFARPGGRALLVPEQAARLGAGDPTPLLSRQPHETGETVTLAHPLGPLTLHLSVREAALLGGAQPGDPVRLALEQSLLQEVPDDRQDR from the coding sequence GTGTCGTTGACGGTGGACGCGGGTGAAACCCTGGCCCTGCTGGGGCCTTCGGGCTGCGGCAAAAGCACGGTGCTGCGCGGGGTAGCGGGCCTGGAACACCCCGACAGCGGGCGGGTGGAGGTCGGCGGACGCGACGTGACCGACCTGCCCCCCGAAGCGCGGCATATCGGGCTGGTCTTTCAGGACTACGCGCTGTTTCCGCACCTGAGCGTGCTGGGCAACGTGGCTTACGGCCCCAGGGTACGCGGCGAGCGCCGGGCACAGGCCGAGGCCAGGGCGCGTGAAGCCCTGGCGCTGGTGGGCCTGCCCGAACTGGAACAGCGCCTCCCCGCGCAACTGTCGGGCGGGCAACAGCAGCGGGTGGCCCTGGCCCGCGCCCTGGCGACCCGTTCGCCGCTGCTGCTGCTCGACGAGCCGCTGAGCAACCTCGACGAAAAGCTGCGCACCGAACTGCGCCACGACCTGCGCGGGCTGTTCGGGCAACTGGGCGCGGGCGTGCTGCTCGTCACCCACGACCAGCGCGAAGCCCTGGCCCTGGCGCACCGGGTGGCCGTCATGCGGGCGGGGCAGGTGGTGCAGGTCGGGGCCGCCCGGAACGTGTTCGCGTCTCCGGCGACCGCCTGGACAGCGGAGTTTCTGGGCTGGACCAACGTGTTCGCGCGGCCCGGCGGCAGGGCGCTGCTGGTGCCCGAACAGGCGGCCCGGCTGGGCGCGGGCGACCCCACCCCGCTGCTTTCCCGCCAGCCCCACGAAACCGGGGAAACCGTCACCCTGGCGCACCCGCTGGGACCGCTCACCCTGCACCTGAGCGTGCGCGAGGCCGCGCTGCTCGGCGGGGCGCAGCCGGGCGACCCGGTGCGGCTGGCCCTGGAACAGAGCCTGCTGCAAGAGGTGCCGGACGACCGCCAGGACAGGTGA
- a CDS encoding 23S rRNA (cytosine(2499)-C(5))-methyltransferase, with the protein MSAPASAPSRLRLRVSKAAELHVRDGHPWVYESSVREQNREGEPGELAVIYDRRDRFLAIGLYDPHSPLRLRVLHTGMPTTLDDAWWAARLDTALARRAALFGPLTAFGDTDGYRVLNGESDGFPGLVVDRYAGVLVMKLYTAAWFTHLRRMLELFAARAPDFAVVLRLSRNIQALAADLDLHDGQVIYGDLGGDAVVFRESGLKFEAEVRQGQKTGFFLDQRENRRRVEGLSQGRRVLNAFSFSGGFSLYAARGGASAVTSLDISAHALRSAERNFALNPELKAVHRTVQADVFEWLPASAKGADYDLVILDPPSLARREAEREGAIRAYGKLAEGGLTRLAPGGILVSASCSAHVSAEEFEDAVMGAVRRSGRRWRKLLSSRHAPDHHASFAEAEYLKAVFLQLD; encoded by the coding sequence ATGTCCGCACCCGCCTCTGCCCCGTCCCGCCTGCGTCTGCGGGTGTCCAAGGCCGCCGAACTTCATGTCCGCGACGGCCACCCCTGGGTCTACGAGTCGAGCGTGCGCGAGCAAAACCGCGAGGGCGAACCGGGCGAACTCGCGGTGATCTACGACCGCCGCGACCGTTTTCTGGCCATCGGGCTGTACGACCCCCACTCGCCGCTGCGGTTGCGGGTGCTGCACACCGGGATGCCGACCACCCTGGACGATGCGTGGTGGGCCGCCCGTCTGGACACGGCCCTGGCCCGCCGCGCCGCGCTGTTCGGGCCGCTGACCGCCTTCGGGGACACCGACGGCTACCGCGTGCTGAACGGCGAGTCCGACGGCTTTCCGGGGCTGGTGGTGGACCGCTACGCCGGGGTGCTGGTCATGAAGCTCTATACCGCCGCCTGGTTTACGCACCTGCGCCGGATGCTCGAACTGTTCGCCGCCCGCGCCCCGGACTTCGCCGTGGTGCTGCGACTGAGCCGCAACATTCAGGCGCTGGCCGCCGACCTGGACCTGCACGACGGGCAGGTGATCTACGGCGACCTCGGCGGCGACGCGGTGGTGTTCCGCGAATCGGGGCTGAAGTTCGAGGCCGAGGTGAGGCAGGGCCAGAAAACCGGCTTTTTCCTCGACCAGCGCGAGAACCGCCGCCGGGTGGAGGGCCTGAGCCAGGGGCGGCGCGTGCTCAACGCCTTTTCCTTTTCCGGGGGCTTTTCGCTCTACGCGGCGCGGGGCGGGGCCAGCGCGGTCACCAGCCTCGACATCAGCGCCCACGCCCTGCGCAGTGCCGAGCGCAACTTTGCCCTCAACCCCGAGCTGAAAGCCGTGCACAGGACCGTGCAGGCCGACGTGTTCGAGTGGCTGCCTGCTTCCGCCAAGGGGGCCGACTACGACCTCGTGATTCTGGACCCCCCCTCGCTCGCCCGGCGCGAAGCGGAGCGCGAAGGAGCGATTCGGGCCTACGGCAAGCTCGCCGAGGGCGGCCTGACGCGGCTGGCCCCCGGCGGCATTCTGGTCAGCGCCTCGTGCAGCGCGCACGTCAGCGCCGAGGAATTCGAGGACGCTGTGATGGGGGCGGTGCGCCGCAGTGGCCGCCGCTGGCGCAAGCTGCTGAGCAGTCGCCACGCGCCCGACCACCACGCCAGCTTTGCCGAAGCGGAGTATCTCAAGGCCGTGTTTTTGCAGCTGGATTGA
- a CDS encoding DinB family protein has protein sequence MTLPDLLLEAYRRNGRVNAALLSALTPADFDLSDGRGGWTVGRHLGHLALFRVGWLGLISPADAQGLPEVVEGDWQNFALTERDPARLAEAFRLSDEAALRAVQSAVAEGRTFPDPYGEGTYQAHPAHFLQHIIVHDSHHRGQVMSLLRQGGRSAEQMEQLDSPMWAIWRE, from the coding sequence ATGACCCTTCCCGACCTGCTTCTCGAAGCCTACCGCCGCAACGGGCGCGTCAATGCGGCGCTGCTCTCGGCCCTTACCCCTGCCGACTTCGACCTCTCCGACGGGCGCGGCGGCTGGACCGTGGGGCGGCACCTCGGCCACCTCGCCCTTTTTCGCGTCGGCTGGCTGGGCCTGATTTCACCTGCCGACGCTCAGGGCCTGCCCGAAGTCGTGGAGGGCGACTGGCAAAACTTCGCCCTGACCGAGCGCGACCCCGCGCGACTGGCCGAAGCCTTCCGCCTGAGCGACGAGGCCGCGCTGCGGGCGGTGCAGTCGGCGGTGGCGGAGGGTCGCACTTTTCCCGACCCGTACGGCGAAGGCACCTATCAGGCCCACCCCGCCCACTTTCTGCAGCACATCATCGTCCATGACAGCCACCACCGGGGGCAGGTCATGAGCCTGCTGCGGCAGGGCGGGCGCAGCGCGGAACAGATGGAGCAGCTCGATTCGCCCATGTGGGCCATCTGGCGGGAATGA
- a CDS encoding DinB family protein, whose translation MSDETTLLTPAALLTYWQGHRDLTRRVIEAFPEEGFRTHHAPDMRPFQAMACELAGMVEYQLDWFRRGRPHWDEADQNRVVPGRAELLAWWDKLTAELDAEVPRVSAETWLTPGDTPFGKMSPLTSVLYLMDNEIHHRGQGYVYLRELGVTPPAFYERSGLPPMG comes from the coding sequence ATGAGCGACGAAACGACACTGCTCACGCCCGCCGCCCTGTTGACCTACTGGCAGGGGCACCGTGACCTGACGCGCCGGGTCATCGAGGCTTTCCCGGAGGAGGGCTTCAGGACACACCACGCCCCCGACATGCGCCCCTTTCAGGCGATGGCCTGCGAACTGGCCGGGATGGTGGAGTACCAGCTCGACTGGTTTCGCAGGGGCCGACCCCACTGGGATGAAGCCGACCAGAACAGGGTCGTGCCGGGCCGCGCCGAGTTGCTGGCGTGGTGGGACAAGTTGACTGCCGAACTCGACGCCGAAGTGCCCAGGGTCAGCGCCGAGACGTGGCTGACCCCGGGAGACACGCCGTTCGGCAAGATGTCGCCACTGACGAGCGTGCTGTACCTGATGGACAACGAGATTCACCACCGGGGCCAGGGCTACGTGTACCTGCGCGAACTCGGTGTCACTCCGCCCGCCTTCTACGAGCGGAGCGGTCTGCCGCCGATGGGCTGA
- a CDS encoding DsrE family protein: protein MSDLKLVLHVSEADRWHAALGNLVNLTALDDVPDVRVVANGSAVYVLQGEHDQLSHMAKAAAKGVVFQVCQNSLKAHDIPEKALPEWAATVPNGVLALAEAQQGGFAYIKP from the coding sequence ATGTCCGACCTGAAGCTGGTGCTCCACGTCTCCGAGGCCGACCGCTGGCATGCCGCGCTGGGCAACCTCGTCAACCTGACCGCACTGGACGACGTTCCAGACGTGCGCGTGGTGGCCAACGGCTCGGCGGTCTACGTGCTGCAGGGCGAACACGACCAGCTGAGCCACATGGCGAAGGCGGCGGCAAAAGGCGTCGTGTTCCAGGTCTGCCAGAACTCGCTGAAGGCGCACGACATCCCTGAAAAAGCCCTGCCCGAGTGGGCTGCTACTGTCCCGAACGGCGTCCTGGCCCTGGCGGAAGCGCAACAGGGAGGCTTTGCCTACATCAAACCCTGA
- a CDS encoding transposase: MLPILLTLLALPAHQHRFFAKLIPLWQAIPGRVNAMNFSRYSGWNERTLRRWFQKALPWAELHWGLLQFLLCLGVLEGRFILALDASFIPKSGKNTAGVGAFWNGATHRSETGLELSCLALLSWSGHHAFPVHVQQTQPRGQKADRLEQYLDQLVSFLEQRRTWLTRHLRVVVADGQYAKTMFMDAVSREGYAFVTKMQCNANLLYPFTGPHHKRRGGRQRWAGKVDFINFDGWASVPGEDRERVWTRVVWAPHYGRFLRVVVIQNLGGRGKVKGHVVLCSTDPTLPATQIRALYSARFRLEFVFRDAKQFAGLNTCQLRSTVALENHWNAAFFALSMGRAEALLEAAGRWERPAARMAFSYEDIKRRAYNQLFARRILRNLGLEARFHELEKHPSRPLDLGVKAA; this comes from the coding sequence ATGTTACCGATTCTGCTGACCCTTCTCGCCCTGCCCGCCCACCAACACCGTTTCTTCGCCAAACTCATCCCGCTCTGGCAAGCCATTCCCGGTCGGGTCAATGCCATGAATTTCAGCCGCTACAGCGGCTGGAACGAACGAACGCTCCGTCGCTGGTTTCAGAAGGCCCTCCCCTGGGCGGAGCTGCATTGGGGCCTGCTGCAATTCCTCCTGTGTTTGGGGGTGTTGGAGGGGCGCTTCATCCTGGCCCTGGATGCCAGCTTCATTCCCAAGTCGGGCAAGAACACTGCGGGGGTGGGGGCATTCTGGAACGGTGCGACGCACCGTTCCGAAACTGGGTTGGAACTGTCGTGTCTGGCCCTGCTGAGCTGGTCAGGCCATCACGCGTTTCCTGTCCACGTGCAGCAAACTCAGCCGCGTGGACAGAAGGCCGATCGCCTCGAACAGTACTTGGATCAACTGGTCTCCTTCCTGGAGCAGCGCCGGACCTGGTTAACCCGACATCTCCGTGTGGTGGTCGCGGATGGTCAGTATGCCAAGACGATGTTTATGGACGCCGTCAGTCGCGAAGGCTATGCCTTCGTGACCAAAATGCAGTGCAACGCCAACCTGCTTTATCCCTTTACTGGCCCGCACCACAAGCGGCGAGGAGGACGGCAAAGGTGGGCTGGGAAGGTCGATTTCATCAACTTTGATGGGTGGGCCAGTGTGCCTGGTGAGGACCGGGAACGGGTGTGGACACGTGTCGTGTGGGCACCCCACTACGGGCGTTTTCTCCGGGTCGTGGTCATCCAGAATCTGGGAGGGCGCGGTAAGGTGAAGGGGCACGTGGTGCTGTGCAGCACTGACCCAACCCTACCGGCAACGCAGATCCGGGCGCTCTACAGCGCCCGGTTCAGACTGGAATTCGTTTTCCGGGATGCCAAGCAGTTCGCGGGGTTGAACACCTGCCAGCTTCGCAGCACCGTCGCGTTGGAAAACCACTGGAATGCGGCTTTCTTTGCCCTGAGCATGGGACGAGCAGAAGCGTTACTTGAAGCGGCAGGACGCTGGGAGCGTCCTGCCGCCCGGATGGCGTTCTCCTACGAAGACATCAAACGACGGGCCTATAACCAACTCTTCGCCCGCCGAATTCTTCGCAATCTCGGTCTTGAGGCGCGATTCCACGAATTAGAGAAACATCCGTCCAGACCGCTTGATCTCGGCGTCAAAGCCGCCTAA